Proteins encoded within one genomic window of Fibrobacterota bacterium:
- a CDS encoding PIG-L family deacetylase: MLTARLPGLKTVLALGAHCDDIEIGCGGALLRLLKENPGLEVYWIVFASNPVRKSEAEKSAGLFLAGAAKAEVRVHAFRDGFLPYHGIEVKEAFEVLKAQVNPDLILTHYRQDLHQDHRLISELTWNTWRNHLIWEYEIPKYDGDLGVPNVFVELPESVFRRKVELIREGYPTQWGKNWFSEDTFLGLMRIRGMECQAESSYAEAFYGRKLKF, from the coding sequence CAAGACCGTGCTCGCCCTGGGGGCGCATTGCGATGATATCGAAATCGGTTGCGGCGGCGCCTTGCTCCGGCTCTTGAAGGAGAACCCCGGCCTCGAGGTGTACTGGATCGTATTCGCATCCAACCCGGTCCGCAAGTCGGAGGCGGAAAAATCCGCCGGCTTGTTCCTGGCCGGGGCCGCCAAGGCCGAGGTCCGGGTGCATGCGTTTCGCGATGGATTCCTTCCCTACCATGGGATCGAGGTGAAGGAGGCCTTCGAGGTTTTGAAAGCGCAAGTGAACCCCGACCTCATCCTCACGCATTATCGCCAGGATCTGCATCAGGACCATCGCCTCATCTCCGAACTGACCTGGAACACATGGCGGAATCATTTGATCTGGGAGTACGAAATCCCCAAGTACGATGGCGACCTGGGTGTTCCCAACGTTTTCGTGGAATTACCCGAATCCGTTTTCCGCCGGAAAGTGGAATTGATCCGCGAAGGTTATCCCACCCAATGGGGCAAGAATTGGTTCAGCGAAGATACCTTCCTGGGCCTGATGCGCATCCGAGGGATGGAGTGCCAAGCCGAAAGCAGCTAT